A genomic region of Fusarium oxysporum Fo47 chromosome VI, complete sequence contains the following coding sequences:
- a CDS encoding uncharacterized protein (expressed protein): protein MTHCRIQASSSNKKQYNNSPGLLSGSDAETTSITAYSQLERINPTPSTASLHQHRRCTKPMPNEIRCKSTSWGRIPDTRFQPPISILHYDLCSNKRRNAGMNAKAPFPTIVLQRSRRCWH from the coding sequence ATGACCCACTGTCGTATTCAGGCGTCATCATCTAACAAGAAGCAGTATAACAATAGCCCTGGACTCCTGTCAGGCTCGGATGCCGAAACCACATCTATCACAGCTTACAGTCAGCTTGAGCGTATTAATCCTACTCCTTCGACAGCTTCATTACACCAACACCGACGTTGCACTAAACCAATGCCGAACGAAATAAGGTGTAAGTCAACCTCTTGGGGTCGCATACCAGACACAAGGTTCCAACCCCCGATTTCAATACTGCACTATGATTTGTGCAGTAATAAGAGACGAAATGCTGGAATGAACGCAAAGGCTCCATTTCCGACGATCGTTCTCCAGCGTTCTCGGCGGTGTTGGCATTAA